From Streptomyces zhihengii, the proteins below share one genomic window:
- a CDS encoding MFS transporter, with amino-acid sequence MDRSKADDRTGGIVGILALAGIVAAVTQTLVVPLIGDLPRLLGTSASNASWVVTATLLAAAVTTPVAGRLGDMYGKRRMLLVSTLPLIAGSVLCALSSSVVPMIAGRALQGMGMGVVPLGISLLRDVVPAERLGSSIAVMSASMGVGGALGLPFSAAIAENANWRVLFWVVAALSVLIGALIRFLVPGDRPAAAAARFDLPGAVGLGTALVCLLLGVSKGGDWGWTDGTTLGLLAAAVVVLLAWGRWELRTAEPLVDLRVTARPQILMTNAASILVGFAMYAQSLVVPQLLQLPEETGYGLGHSMLAMGLWMAPAGLMMMVVSPLGAKLSAARGPRTTLVVGSLIIAAGYGVSLPLLGSTAGLLVVTLVCSTGIGFAYGAMPALIMGAVPPSETASANSFNTLMRSIGSSVSAAVIGVVLAQMTTDFAGFALPSEEGFRTAMLIGCAVGVLAAVAAFLIPVRAASAPDAASGDEGTPLPTVRADNPA; translated from the coding sequence GGCCGACGACCGCACCGGCGGGATCGTCGGCATCCTCGCCCTCGCGGGCATCGTGGCGGCCGTCACCCAGACGCTCGTCGTCCCGCTGATCGGCGACCTGCCGAGGCTGCTCGGCACCAGCGCGTCCAACGCCTCCTGGGTGGTCACGGCCACCCTGCTGGCCGCCGCCGTCACGACCCCCGTCGCCGGACGCCTCGGCGACATGTACGGCAAGCGCCGCATGCTGCTCGTCTCCACGCTGCCGCTGATCGCCGGCTCCGTGCTCTGCGCGCTCTCCTCGTCGGTGGTCCCGATGATCGCCGGCCGGGCCCTCCAGGGCATGGGCATGGGCGTGGTGCCGCTCGGCATCAGCCTGCTGCGCGACGTGGTGCCGGCGGAGAGGCTCGGCTCCTCCATCGCCGTGATGAGCGCCTCCATGGGGGTGGGCGGCGCGCTGGGCCTGCCGTTCTCCGCCGCCATCGCCGAGAACGCGAACTGGCGGGTGCTGTTCTGGGTGGTGGCCGCGCTCAGCGTGCTGATCGGCGCGCTGATCCGCTTCCTGGTCCCCGGCGACCGCCCCGCCGCCGCCGCGGCCCGCTTCGACCTGCCCGGCGCCGTGGGCCTCGGCACCGCCCTGGTCTGCCTGCTGCTCGGCGTCTCCAAGGGCGGCGACTGGGGCTGGACCGACGGCACCACCCTCGGGCTCCTCGCCGCCGCCGTCGTCGTGCTGCTGGCCTGGGGCCGCTGGGAACTGCGCACCGCCGAACCGCTGGTGGACCTGCGTGTGACGGCCCGCCCCCAGATCCTGATGACGAACGCCGCCTCGATCCTGGTCGGCTTCGCCATGTACGCCCAGTCCCTGGTGGTGCCCCAGCTCCTCCAGCTCCCCGAGGAGACCGGCTACGGCCTCGGGCACTCCATGCTGGCGATGGGCCTGTGGATGGCCCCGGCGGGCCTGATGATGATGGTCGTCTCGCCGCTCGGCGCCAAGCTCTCCGCCGCGCGGGGACCGAGGACCACCCTGGTCGTCGGCAGCCTGATCATCGCCGCCGGCTACGGCGTCTCGCTGCCGCTGCTCGGTTCCACGGCCGGTCTGCTGGTGGTGACCCTCGTGTGCAGCACCGGCATCGGCTTCGCCTACGGCGCGATGCCCGCGCTCATCATGGGCGCGGTGCCCCCGTCGGAGACCGCGTCGGCCAACAGCTTCAACACCCTGATGCGGTCCATCGGCAGCTCCGTGTCGGCCGCGGTGATCGGCGTCGTCCTGGCGCAGATGACCACGGACTTCGCCGGGTTCGCGCTGCCGTCCGAGGAGGGTTTCCGCACGGCGATGCTGATCGGCTGCGCCGTGGGTGTGCTGGCGGCCGTCGCCGCGTTCCTCATCCCCGTCCGCGCCGCGTCCGCGCCGGACGCGGCGTCCGGCGACGAGGGCACGCCCCTGCCCACCGTGCGGGCGGACAACCCGGCCTGA